One genomic window of Polyangium aurulentum includes the following:
- a CDS encoding kelch repeat-containing protein, which yields MVGLSLCFGLSCGGEEPSPEATALRSQFPDHAAEVLEGEEPFVATPNGFGRSSLEAARAEGQWERVEAELPRNGDGAMVLRAPGGFQVRVRELGAEGEGAIAEGAVAYRRAGGTSFWTATAAGVEEWLHLEAGVARAGEAVAAWEVEGATLRQQGNAVELVDDAGVVRISVTAPKAYAGGGREVEAALAVRGATLELLVDGGGEAVLVDPAWTAGSMTTARGRHTATLLQNGKVLIAGGRNGDSYFASAELYDPTTHTFSPTGSMSRDRWAYTATLLQNGKVLVVGGQGVLYNYPFAELYDPATNTFSAAASLSSSYYVHAATLLQNGKVLVTGGYNKYYLNSAELYDPATNKFSAVGSMSTARSYHTTILLPSGKVLIAGGFDGSVALASAELYDPTTNKFTPAGSMSTARSSYSVTLLPSGKVLVAGGSSLASAELYDPATNTFSPTGSMTSAHSGHTATLLPNGKVLVAAGVSAPSTASAAELYDPVTNTFSPAGSMNSVHYWPTATRLQNGKVLVAGGFSTAGGATGIASAELYGLTGGAACTLPGDCESGFCIDGLCCDTACTGLCQACSAAKKGSGIDGVCGLIAAGADPDNECAAQSAASCGATGFCDGNGACQKYSSGTVCTAASCAGTVLTKANLCNGSGTCASAGTQDCAPYACAGSACLSSCSSDAQCAPTAHCSASTCVAKKSNGGVCTASGQCSSGHCVDGICCDTACGGGDPGDCQACSTAGGAPTDGTCQPVNAGAVCRSAAGVCDVAESCDGASVDCPVDAFASLLQVCRPAAGPCDVTDTCDGSAAACPSDTLAPNGTACPDGACSAGVCSTTVLALAGGASHSLALRADGTAWATGTNGNGQLGDGTTVDQTHFIQVANGIPNLKALSAGAYHSLALDAQGAVWAWGYNAYGQLGNATKTDAASPVPASGLTGVVAISGGEAHSMALRNDGSVWSWGNNAYGQLGDGSLVARSAPVPSGTLTGIVAIAAGRYHSVALRNDGSVWAWGNNVYGQLGDGTTTRRTTPVQVTGLTNVVAVASGAYHAMALSNDGTVWTWGNNAYGQLGDGTKSQRAAPVQVAGLTGILGIEAKRSFSLARSSNGTVWAWGANDSGQLGDGTTTGRATPVAVLGLSGVTSIAPGNAYALALGAGGAVWGWGNNASGQLGDGTTQSRMSPVQVPMP from the coding sequence ATGGTTGGTCTGTCTCTCTGCTTCGGCCTGAGCTGTGGCGGGGAGGAGCCCTCGCCGGAGGCGACCGCTTTACGAAGCCAGTTTCCGGATCATGCGGCCGAGGTGCTCGAGGGCGAGGAGCCATTCGTCGCCACGCCGAATGGTTTTGGGCGGAGCAGCCTCGAGGCGGCTCGGGCCGAAGGGCAATGGGAGCGCGTCGAGGCGGAGCTGCCTCGCAATGGTGACGGGGCCATGGTGTTGCGCGCGCCCGGCGGCTTCCAGGTGCGGGTGCGCGAGCTCGGGGCGGAGGGCGAGGGCGCGATCGCGGAAGGTGCGGTAGCGTATCGACGCGCGGGCGGGACCTCGTTCTGGACGGCGACCGCGGCCGGGGTGGAGGAATGGCTACACCTCGAGGCCGGGGTGGCGCGCGCGGGAGAGGCTGTTGCAGCGTGGGAGGTGGAGGGGGCAACCCTGCGGCAGCAAGGCAATGCGGTGGAATTGGTCGATGACGCCGGGGTGGTGCGAATCAGCGTGACGGCGCCGAAGGCTTATGCCGGCGGCGGGCGGGAGGTGGAGGCGGCGCTCGCGGTGCGCGGCGCGACGCTGGAGCTCTTGGTCGACGGCGGCGGAGAGGCCGTCCTGGTGGACCCCGCGTGGACGGCTGGCTCGATGACGACCGCACGCGGTCGTCACACAGCGACGCTGCTCCAGAACGGCAAGGTCCTGATCGCGGGTGGCCGCAACGGGGACAGCTATTTTGCCAGCGCGGAGCTGTACGATCCGACGACGCACACCTTCTCACCCACCGGCTCGATGAGCCGCGATCGCTGGGCTTACACCGCGACGCTGCTCCAGAACGGCAAGGTCCTGGTCGTGGGCGGCCAGGGCGTACTTTATAACTACCCATTCGCAGAGCTGTACGACCCAGCCACGAACACCTTCTCGGCTGCAGCATCGCTGAGCTCCTCGTACTACGTTCACGCCGCGACGCTGCTCCAGAACGGCAAGGTCCTGGTCACGGGCGGCTACAACAAATATTACCTCAACAGTGCGGAGCTGTACGATCCAGCGACGAATAAGTTCTCCGCCGTAGGATCGATGAGCACCGCGCGCAGCTATCACACCACGATACTGCTCCCGAGCGGCAAGGTCCTGATCGCGGGCGGCTTCGACGGGAGCGTCGCTCTCGCCAGCGCTGAGCTTTACGATCCGACGACGAACAAGTTCACGCCGGCCGGGTCGATGAGCACCGCGCGCTCTTCATACAGCGTAACGCTCCTTCCGAGCGGCAAGGTCCTGGTGGCGGGTGGTAGCTCCCTCGCCAGCGCGGAGCTGTACGATCCGGCGACGAACACCTTTTCGCCCACCGGGTCGATGACCTCCGCGCACAGTGGACACACCGCAACGCTGCTCCCGAATGGCAAGGTCCTCGTCGCGGCGGGCGTCAGCGCACCCAGCACTGCTAGCGCGGCCGAGCTTTACGACCCGGTTACGAATACTTTCTCGCCCGCCGGATCGATGAACTCTGTGCACTACTGGCCCACCGCCACGCGGCTCCAGAACGGTAAGGTCCTGGTCGCGGGTGGCTTTTCCACTGCAGGTGGGGCTACTGGCATTGCAAGCGCGGAGCTGTACGGCCTCACCGGCGGCGCTGCCTGCACCCTGCCCGGCGATTGCGAGAGCGGCTTCTGCATCGATGGCCTTTGTTGCGACACCGCATGCACGGGTCTTTGCCAGGCCTGCTCCGCCGCCAAGAAAGGCTCCGGCATCGACGGCGTCTGCGGCCTCATCGCGGCCGGCGCCGATCCCGACAACGAGTGCGCCGCCCAGAGCGCCGCGTCCTGCGGGGCCACCGGCTTCTGTGACGGCAACGGCGCTTGCCAGAAGTACTCGAGCGGCACCGTCTGCACCGCGGCCTCGTGCGCGGGGACCGTCTTGACCAAGGCCAACCTCTGCAATGGCTCCGGTACCTGTGCCTCGGCTGGAACGCAGGACTGCGCGCCCTATGCCTGCGCCGGCAGCGCCTGCCTGTCGAGCTGCTCGAGCGACGCGCAGTGCGCTCCAACGGCCCACTGCAGCGCCTCGACCTGCGTCGCGAAGAAGAGCAACGGCGGCGTATGCACCGCGTCAGGCCAGTGCTCGAGTGGCCATTGCGTCGATGGCATCTGCTGCGACACCGCGTGCGGCGGCGGAGACCCTGGCGATTGCCAGGCCTGCAGCACCGCTGGCGGCGCGCCCACCGATGGCACCTGCCAGCCGGTGAATGCAGGCGCGGTGTGCCGGTCCGCCGCAGGCGTTTGTGACGTCGCCGAGTCGTGCGACGGCGCCAGCGTTGATTGTCCGGTCGATGCCTTCGCTTCGCTCTTGCAGGTCTGTCGTCCCGCCGCTGGCCCCTGCGATGTCACCGACACCTGCGATGGCTCTGCCGCAGCCTGCCCCTCGGATACGCTCGCGCCAAACGGCACCGCCTGCCCTGACGGCGCCTGCTCCGCCGGGGTCTGCTCCACGACCGTCCTGGCGCTGGCCGGTGGCGCTTCTCATTCCTTGGCCCTGCGCGCCGACGGCACCGCCTGGGCCACGGGCACCAACGGCAATGGCCAGCTCGGCGACGGCACCACGGTGGATCAAACGCACTTCATCCAGGTCGCCAATGGCATCCCGAACCTGAAGGCCCTCTCTGCCGGTGCTTATCATTCGCTGGCGCTCGACGCGCAGGGGGCCGTCTGGGCCTGGGGCTACAACGCTTATGGGCAGCTCGGCAATGCGACCAAGACCGACGCAGCGAGCCCCGTCCCCGCCAGCGGCCTCACGGGCGTCGTCGCCATTTCCGGCGGCGAGGCCCACTCGATGGCGCTGCGCAACGACGGCTCGGTCTGGAGCTGGGGCAACAATGCCTATGGCCAGCTCGGCGACGGTAGCCTCGTCGCGCGCTCCGCCCCCGTGCCGAGCGGCACCCTCACCGGTATCGTCGCCATCGCCGCCGGCAGGTATCACTCGGTTGCATTGCGCAACGACGGCTCGGTGTGGGCCTGGGGCAACAATGTCTATGGCCAGCTCGGCGATGGCACCACGACACGCCGGACGACCCCCGTCCAGGTGACCGGGTTGACCAACGTCGTCGCGGTCGCCAGCGGCGCCTATCACGCCATGGCGCTGAGCAATGACGGCACGGTCTGGACCTGGGGCAACAACGCTTATGGCCAGCTCGGCGATGGCACCAAGAGCCAGCGCGCCGCCCCGGTCCAGGTGGCGGGGCTGACCGGGATTTTGGGCATCGAGGCCAAGCGGTCTTTCTCGCTGGCGCGCAGCTCCAATGGTACGGTGTGGGCCTGGGGCGCGAACGACAGCGGCCAGCTCGGCGATGGCACCACCACGGGCCGCGCGACCCCGGTGGCGGTGCTCGGGCTGAGCGGCGTCACGTCCATTGCGCCGGGGAACGCGTACGCCCTCGCGCTCGGTGCGGGTGGGGCGGTTTGGGGCTGGGGCAACAACGCCTCCGGCCAGCTCGGCGACGGTACCACGCAAAGCCGCATGTCGCCTGTGCAAGTACCGATGCCATGA
- a CDS encoding DNRLRE domain-containing protein codes for MAVLVPAILSVSGCGADGETTEDDARIGSAVQAQTTPICVTIQRGVFGTVEDAQIASEQPAKNYGTKTLANVGAVGAGVRQSLFRFDLGAIPATATVTSAKLTLTAYQSLPLGSSATLRAHRILSPWTEGTVTWGLFNASFSPAVDASAINDRPSPATATFDLTALAQAWVSGASANHGVLLEQPETTTTNISTSETATASHQPALQVCYLTPDQVCTPDFATWSTTRNHATTLSSDKRTAISTTQHNWVQSDVCKSSGKWYVETTKVADGSPLVYWTMGVASASATSFVYGFQANDNTTIYYFAGGVYAQTTSGNEATLTSSAGTLSLNQVLGIALDMDNRQITFRTPTATSGPYALPGSASAYCIHSGYGHYNSHRLNAGQDAFYYPVPAGFTPGLYGTPDAICK; via the coding sequence ATGGCCGTCCTCGTGCCTGCCATCCTCAGCGTCAGCGGATGCGGGGCCGACGGAGAAACCACGGAGGACGACGCCCGCATCGGCAGCGCCGTTCAAGCGCAGACCACGCCCATATGCGTAACCATCCAGCGCGGCGTATTCGGCACCGTCGAGGATGCGCAGATCGCCAGCGAGCAGCCGGCCAAGAACTACGGAACGAAGACCCTGGCCAACGTCGGCGCCGTCGGCGCGGGCGTCCGGCAATCCCTGTTCCGATTCGACCTCGGCGCGATCCCCGCCACCGCGACCGTCACCTCCGCCAAGCTCACCCTGACCGCCTATCAATCGCTGCCCCTCGGCTCGAGCGCGACCTTGCGGGCGCACCGGATCCTCTCGCCCTGGACCGAGGGCACGGTCACCTGGGGCCTCTTCAATGCGAGCTTCTCCCCTGCCGTGGACGCCTCGGCCATCAATGACCGCCCCTCCCCGGCCACGGCGACGTTCGATCTGACCGCGCTCGCTCAAGCCTGGGTGAGCGGAGCTTCCGCCAATCATGGAGTGCTCCTCGAGCAACCGGAGACGACGACCACCAACATCAGCACGAGCGAGACCGCGACCGCGAGCCATCAGCCCGCGCTCCAGGTCTGTTATCTGACGCCCGACCAAGTGTGCACGCCGGACTTTGCGACCTGGTCGACCACGCGCAACCATGCCACGACGCTCAGCTCTGACAAACGCACGGCGATATCGACGACGCAGCACAACTGGGTCCAGTCGGATGTCTGCAAGTCCTCCGGAAAGTGGTACGTCGAAACGACCAAGGTGGCCGATGGTTCCCCCCTCGTCTACTGGACCATGGGCGTCGCGAGCGCCTCCGCCACGAGCTTCGTCTATGGCTTTCAAGCCAACGACAACACGACCATCTATTACTTCGCCGGCGGAGTCTACGCGCAGACCACGAGCGGCAACGAAGCCACGCTCACCAGCTCGGCGGGGACCCTCTCCCTGAACCAGGTACTGGGCATCGCCCTCGATATGGACAACAGGCAGATCACCTTCAGGACGCCCACCGCGACGTCCGGTCCCTACGCGCTGCCCGGGAGCGCCTCGGCATACTGCATCCATTCTGGCTATGGCCACTACAACAGCCATCGGCTCAACGCGGGCCAGGATGCATTCTACTATCCGGTTCCCGCGGGCTTCACCCCGGGCCTCTATGGGACCCCGGACGCCATCTGCAAGTGA
- a CDS encoding HTTM domain-containing protein, translated as MDRSIRDDPLPCAASLFRRARLAVNAFFFTPATARPLAALRVGLAAVLLAQAAALRTELVDYVTRDGLFQGDLGRAFASMTGPHIDDLRRCLSPLGLGEAQVALAAGAVYVAALVLLGLGVFPRIAALFAWFLHWTLMNSAKPLVYGVDQYAHIFLFYLVWVPSGRAWSLGAALRRARPSPTATARLGLRVMQIHMAISYLASGLGKATLFHWWNGEQIWRALLLPDYRQFDMSWLAAWPVLAQLACLATLAIETGYCIFIWPKRTRWLWIAATLGLHLGIATLMGLHFFGAVMCMLTFTLFGVSPEPSRRSSTPAELLPDACRPQR; from the coding sequence ATGGACCGGTCGATACGCGATGATCCGCTGCCGTGCGCCGCGAGCCTCTTTCGCCGCGCGCGCCTCGCCGTCAACGCCTTCTTTTTCACCCCGGCCACGGCGCGGCCGCTTGCCGCATTGCGTGTGGGCCTCGCCGCCGTGCTCCTCGCGCAGGCCGCCGCGCTCCGTACGGAGCTCGTCGATTACGTCACGCGCGACGGCCTCTTCCAGGGCGACCTCGGCCGCGCGTTCGCGTCCATGACCGGGCCTCACATCGATGATCTTCGCCGCTGCCTTTCGCCGCTCGGCCTCGGCGAAGCGCAGGTCGCCCTCGCCGCAGGCGCCGTGTACGTCGCGGCCCTCGTTCTCCTCGGCCTCGGGGTGTTTCCGCGCATCGCCGCCCTCTTCGCGTGGTTTCTCCACTGGACGCTGATGAACAGCGCCAAGCCGCTTGTCTATGGCGTGGATCAATATGCGCACATCTTCCTCTTCTATCTCGTCTGGGTCCCCTCCGGCCGCGCATGGTCGCTGGGCGCCGCGCTCCGCCGCGCCCGGCCTTCCCCCACGGCGACGGCTCGGCTCGGGCTGCGCGTCATGCAGATCCACATGGCCATCTCGTATCTCGCCAGCGGTCTGGGGAAAGCGACCCTGTTCCATTGGTGGAACGGCGAGCAAATCTGGCGGGCGCTCTTGCTCCCGGACTATCGGCAATTCGACATGTCCTGGCTCGCCGCCTGGCCCGTGCTCGCCCAGCTCGCGTGCCTGGCCACGCTCGCCATCGAGACCGGCTATTGCATCTTCATCTGGCCGAAGCGCACGCGGTGGCTCTGGATCGCGGCCACGCTCGGGCTGCACCTCGGCATTGCGACATTGATGGGACTTCACTTCTTCGGCGCCGTCATGTGCATGCTCACCTTCACGCTCTTCGGCGTCTCCCCCGAGCCCTCCAGGAGGAGCTCGACGCCAGCCGAGTTGCTGCCTGACGCTTGCCGTCCCCAGCGGTAG
- a CDS encoding RCC1 domain-containing protein: MKNHTLTRWTLRTAIVLLSGVCVAACSGDDDIALIEADSTEVTSVKIAIAIEEDGGEATVDRTQPGSSFGHDVFGAAFTFASVKSMKLDVLYPGTPPTYHTKGISFTESSPGIWEITVPFLPKSKTLSFVVHAFDINKTEIFTGSIDQSVASNNQIVTVPLSPSNDGATVDLPAIKKITIPSEFVSAQTNNITFAIKGLTGDDIDYTIKTLAGQGAFTPSTGGIKLQNIYGSFVAQYTPPSVQAATDFDHEITISNPRGNAVTTTFSTHVVPQGATQGAKDTKFKVLFNPVINSLVAQRYLGTDDLLWKASVSDDGPAAALSYKWTFVPDGNYSPAPDLLDDTTNPTTLTNYTDLVAGKLTLEVTDGNNGKTTMHTPIAAGQFPADIIVEGDPTGLNSIRAGGNHTCAMLNNGTVRCWGSGASGQLGYGNTLPIGDTEHPYIAGDVPLGGLGDKSVQITTGGAHSCALFTSGTIRCWGKNDLGQLGYGDISGTMANVGDAEAIDGFGYVNVGSNAVKVVAGANHTCAILDTGHVRCWGDGAYGKLGYGNTDKIGDDEQPWQVQAGVVDLDDVAVKDIALGENHTCALLQTGKVRCWGRGTWGQLGYNSSLDVNDPSTKADVNVGGDVVQISAGANHTCALLTTGFVRCWGLGNYGQLGYSPGYGGQVGDNEHPSVAGDVSTDGYVLQVSAGGNHTCVLLATGDVKCWGSNDNGQLGNNKGTAAVTTPPTVVVNLGGSSAMQITTGTSHTCALLHSGKAWCWGRGVEGQLGYANTASIGASNHPTAGGDIKIIGP; encoded by the coding sequence ATGAAAAACCATACGTTGACCCGATGGACCCTCCGGACCGCGATCGTGCTCCTGTCCGGCGTGTGCGTTGCTGCTTGCTCCGGAGACGACGATATTGCACTGATCGAGGCCGACTCGACCGAGGTCACCTCGGTGAAGATCGCGATCGCGATCGAAGAAGACGGGGGCGAGGCCACGGTGGACAGGACGCAGCCCGGCTCGTCCTTCGGCCATGACGTCTTCGGCGCCGCCTTCACGTTCGCGAGCGTGAAATCGATGAAGCTCGACGTGCTCTACCCCGGGACTCCTCCCACGTACCACACCAAAGGTATATCCTTCACGGAGTCGTCACCGGGCATATGGGAGATCACGGTCCCCTTCCTGCCCAAGAGCAAGACGCTCTCGTTCGTCGTCCACGCTTTCGACATCAACAAAACGGAGATCTTCACCGGCAGCATCGACCAGTCGGTCGCGAGCAACAACCAGATCGTGACCGTCCCCCTCTCGCCCTCCAACGACGGCGCCACGGTGGACTTGCCGGCCATCAAGAAGATCACCATCCCCTCGGAGTTCGTCTCCGCCCAGACGAACAACATCACCTTCGCGATCAAGGGGCTCACGGGCGACGACATCGATTACACCATCAAAACGCTCGCGGGCCAGGGCGCCTTCACCCCCTCGACCGGAGGAATCAAGCTCCAGAACATCTACGGCTCGTTCGTCGCCCAGTATACCCCGCCGTCCGTGCAGGCGGCGACCGACTTCGATCACGAGATCACCATCTCCAACCCGCGGGGCAACGCTGTCACGACCACCTTCTCGACCCACGTCGTGCCGCAGGGCGCGACGCAGGGCGCGAAGGACACGAAGTTCAAGGTCCTCTTCAACCCGGTGATCAACAGCCTCGTGGCCCAGCGCTACCTCGGCACCGACGACCTCCTGTGGAAGGCCAGCGTCTCCGACGACGGCCCCGCCGCAGCGCTCTCGTACAAGTGGACGTTCGTGCCCGACGGCAACTACTCCCCGGCGCCGGATCTCCTCGACGATACGACCAACCCCACCACGCTCACGAATTACACCGATCTGGTCGCGGGCAAGCTGACGCTGGAGGTCACCGACGGCAACAACGGGAAGACGACCATGCATACCCCGATCGCCGCTGGGCAGTTCCCGGCCGACATCATCGTCGAGGGAGATCCCACCGGGTTGAACAGCATCCGCGCCGGGGGGAATCACACCTGCGCAATGCTCAACAACGGGACCGTACGTTGCTGGGGGTCCGGCGCATCCGGCCAGCTCGGCTACGGAAATACCCTCCCCATCGGCGACACTGAGCATCCCTATATCGCCGGTGACGTCCCCCTCGGCGGCCTCGGTGACAAGAGCGTCCAGATCACGACCGGGGGCGCCCATAGCTGCGCGCTGTTCACCAGCGGCACCATCCGTTGCTGGGGCAAGAACGACCTCGGCCAGCTCGGGTACGGCGACATCAGCGGCACCATGGCGAACGTGGGCGACGCGGAGGCGATCGACGGCTTCGGCTACGTGAACGTGGGCAGCAATGCGGTGAAAGTCGTTGCCGGCGCCAATCACACTTGCGCCATCCTGGACACCGGCCATGTCCGTTGCTGGGGCGATGGCGCCTACGGGAAGCTCGGCTACGGGAACACCGATAAAATCGGCGACGATGAACAGCCCTGGCAGGTGCAGGCGGGCGTGGTGGACCTCGACGACGTGGCGGTCAAGGACATCGCTCTCGGCGAGAATCATACCTGCGCGCTGCTCCAGACCGGCAAGGTGCGCTGCTGGGGCCGCGGCACATGGGGCCAGCTCGGCTACAACAGCAGCCTGGACGTCAACGACCCCTCCACGAAGGCCGACGTGAACGTCGGCGGCGATGTCGTGCAGATCAGCGCCGGAGCAAATCACACCTGTGCTTTGCTCACCACGGGCTTCGTGCGCTGCTGGGGCCTCGGCAACTACGGTCAGCTCGGGTACAGCCCCGGGTATGGTGGGCAGGTCGGCGACAACGAGCACCCAAGCGTCGCGGGCGACGTGAGCACGGACGGCTATGTCCTGCAGGTGTCTGCGGGAGGCAATCACACCTGCGTCCTCCTGGCCACCGGCGACGTCAAGTGCTGGGGATCCAACGACAACGGCCAGCTCGGCAATAACAAGGGCACCGCCGCCGTGACCACGCCCCCGACCGTCGTCGTGAACCTCGGCGGCTCGAGCGCCATGCAGATCACGACGGGGACCAGTCACACCTGTGCGTTGCTCCACAGCGGCAAGGCCTGGTGCTGGGGTCGCGGCGTCGAGGGTCAGCTTGGCTATGCCAACACCGCCAGCATCGGTGCCAGCAATCATCCCACCGCGGGCGGCGACATCAAGATCATCGGCCCGTGA
- a CDS encoding M4 family metallopeptidase gives MRLVYSMAAGLLGLTLSGAAHANTPRLVTHAGRFPATIAQTRGQRATAEELGTAARAILAARDPKLSARTLGGPEVLSFRDGERIVRVPQLHRGLPVVSGGASVVFGADDVARRISHRITEDLPTEITPAIDAATAAEAASRATGLPVDPARATLAIWPAKEGAKLAWLASPAPTPGVAFAPVVVVDAMTGDVVIRFNTAMTAKANVYPSNPVKSPALSVVDLPLESGATTLENELIRALDCVDNQTVKDVEGTPIHLCDLLPKAAPDGEGNFLFSPAGDTAPEDAFAEVQLFHHANVAYERFRSFSPGLFVQEGPLPVIANLRLPQGYPVDAEKMADPHLPLAPFQNAFYAPADPSAELLFGIGEGAMWFGQGPTRDISVDGDVVYHELTHAVIAATIRLVNHPRLDAFGASYAPGAMNEALADYFSSTITGDPDFGEYAAADLAPGFPWIRSLEKPDACPTAIAGEPHQDATLFSGALWSVRASLSVSQAVALDLAIFKAMAGAPSGDLAYEELGELIRAEVAASMGEEVAGAIADAFTARGVFPRCNRVLEYQGKPLLGPEDFFSAWFAPGTQSVGIEGHAPGVVQVHAALPAGTERARITFTRIHLVGGFSSGTPFAPTLLVKFGADPITFGESPYAPLGEVRVIDPERNGDRHSATIEVPPGIKELYLMIGNAGEADGAYTSIAIEPLVPVVTSEDAYLGGGGACAVSGGHGVSLAGAGFFALGLALALGRRWGAGGRRFVCKPRVWQ, from the coding sequence ATGCGACTCGTCTATTCCATGGCCGCGGGGCTGCTCGGGCTCACGCTGAGCGGCGCTGCACACGCGAATACGCCCCGCCTCGTCACCCACGCGGGGCGCTTCCCTGCCACGATCGCTCAAACCCGAGGACAGCGGGCCACCGCGGAAGAGCTCGGGACGGCGGCACGCGCGATTCTCGCCGCCCGTGACCCGAAGCTATCCGCGCGCACGCTCGGAGGGCCGGAAGTCCTCTCCTTCCGCGACGGTGAGCGCATCGTTCGCGTGCCCCAGCTCCACCGGGGCCTGCCGGTGGTATCTGGCGGGGCAAGCGTGGTGTTTGGCGCGGATGACGTCGCGCGACGCATCTCCCATCGCATCACGGAAGACCTGCCCACTGAAATCACGCCCGCCATCGATGCCGCCACGGCCGCAGAGGCGGCCTCCCGCGCCACGGGCCTGCCCGTCGACCCGGCGCGGGCCACCTTGGCGATATGGCCGGCGAAGGAGGGCGCGAAGCTCGCATGGCTCGCGAGCCCGGCGCCCACCCCGGGCGTCGCCTTCGCGCCCGTAGTCGTGGTCGACGCCATGACGGGCGACGTCGTGATCCGTTTCAACACGGCAATGACGGCGAAGGCCAATGTGTACCCGTCCAATCCGGTGAAGTCGCCCGCCCTCTCGGTCGTAGACCTCCCCCTCGAGAGCGGGGCGACGACGCTCGAAAACGAGCTCATCCGGGCGCTCGATTGCGTCGACAATCAAACGGTCAAGGACGTGGAGGGCACCCCGATCCACCTCTGCGACCTGCTCCCGAAGGCCGCGCCCGATGGGGAAGGGAATTTTCTGTTCTCGCCGGCGGGGGACACCGCGCCGGAGGACGCGTTCGCCGAGGTCCAGCTCTTCCATCACGCCAACGTGGCCTACGAGCGCTTCCGCAGCTTCTCTCCGGGGCTTTTCGTCCAGGAGGGCCCGCTCCCGGTCATCGCGAACCTGCGCTTGCCGCAAGGCTACCCGGTCGACGCGGAGAAGATGGCCGATCCGCACCTGCCCCTCGCGCCGTTCCAGAACGCATTCTATGCGCCGGCCGATCCGAGCGCCGAGCTCCTCTTCGGGATCGGCGAAGGGGCGATGTGGTTCGGACAGGGGCCGACCCGCGACATCAGCGTGGACGGGGATGTCGTTTATCACGAGCTCACGCATGCCGTCATCGCCGCCACGATCCGGCTCGTCAATCACCCGCGCCTCGACGCTTTTGGCGCGAGCTACGCGCCGGGGGCCATGAACGAGGCGCTCGCGGACTATTTCTCCTCGACGATCACCGGAGATCCCGATTTCGGAGAGTACGCGGCGGCGGACCTCGCACCCGGCTTCCCCTGGATACGTTCCCTCGAAAAGCCCGACGCCTGCCCGACGGCGATCGCGGGCGAGCCGCACCAGGACGCGACGCTGTTCTCGGGCGCGCTGTGGAGCGTCCGGGCCAGCCTGTCCGTGTCGCAGGCGGTGGCGCTCGATCTCGCGATCTTCAAAGCCATGGCCGGCGCGCCCTCGGGGGACCTCGCGTATGAAGAGCTCGGCGAGCTGATCCGCGCCGAGGTGGCCGCCTCGATGGGTGAGGAGGTGGCGGGCGCGATCGCGGACGCATTCACGGCGCGGGGCGTGTTCCCGCGGTGCAATCGCGTCCTCGAGTACCAGGGAAAGCCGCTCCTCGGGCCCGAGGACTTCTTCTCCGCCTGGTTCGCGCCGGGCACCCAGAGCGTCGGCATCGAGGGCCATGCGCCCGGGGTCGTGCAGGTTCATGCTGCGCTCCCGGCGGGGACGGAGAGGGCGCGCATCACGTTCACGAGGATCCACCTCGTGGGAGGGTTCTCCTCAGGGACGCCCTTTGCGCCGACGCTCCTGGTGAAGTTCGGAGCGGACCCGATCACCTTCGGCGAGAGCCCCTATGCGCCGCTCGGAGAGGTGCGCGTGATCGATCCGGAGAGGAATGGCGACAGACACAGCGCCACGATCGAGGTGCCTCCGGGGATAAAGGAACTGTACCTGATGATCGGCAACGCGGGGGAGGCGGACGGCGCTTATACGAGCATTGCGATCGAGCCGCTCGTCCCGGTGGTCACGAGCGAGGACGCATATCTCGGTGGCGGCGGTGCTTGCGCGGTCTCCGGCGGTCACGGCGTGAGTTTGGCAGGGGCGGGGTTCTTCGCGCTCGGGCTCGCGCTGGCACTGGGCCGGCGGTGGGGCGCGGGCGGGCGGCGGTTCGTTTGCAAACCGCGGGTGTGGCAGTGA